The genomic stretch cactcagaacatgcatGAGCttactcaccagtgtgacatctctcatgtttggcaagatgtgatttctgtgcaaaacatttcccacactcagcacatgaatagggcttctcaccagtgtgagttcgctcatgtatgacaagctccCCTTTAgacttaaaacatttcccacactcagcacatgaatagggcttctcaccagtgtgagatctctcatgtctgacaagatgtgatttccttgcaaaacatttcccacactcagcacatgaatagggcttactcaccagtgtgacatctctcatgtttggcaagatgtgatttctgtgcaaaacatttcccacactcagcacatgaatagggcttctcaccagtgtgagttcgctcatgtatgacaagctccCCTTTAgacttaaaacatttcccacactcagcacatgaatagggcttctcaccagtgtgagatctttcatgtctgacaagatttgatttctgcacaaaacatttcccacactccacacatgaatagggcttttcaacAGTGTGAAatttctcatgtatgacaagctccCCTTTAgacttaaaacatttcccacactcagcacatgaatagggcttctcaccagtgtgaagtctctcatgtatgacaaaatgtgatttccttacaaaacatttcccacactcagcacatgaatagggcttctcaccagtgtgtgatctctcatgtatgacaagaatTGATTTccttacaaaacatttcccacactccgcacatgaatagggcttttcaactgtgtgagatctctcatgtatgacaagctccCCTTTAgacttaaaacatttcccacactcagcacataaatagggcttctcaccagtgtgaagtctctcatgtatgacaagatgtgatttccttacaaaacatttcccacactcagcacatgaatatggcttctcaccagtgtgggatctctcatgttGGACAAGATCCCCTTTATaccgaaaacatttcccacactcagcacatgaatagggcttctcatcagtgtgagatctctcatgtttaacAAACTGTGATTTCTCTACAAaccgtttcccacactcagcacatgaatatggcttctcaccagtgtgacatctctcatgtatgacaagctgtgatttcttcacaaaacatttcccacactcagcacatgaataggggttctctccagtgtgacatctctcatgtatgacaagctccCCTTTAgacttaaaacatttcccacactctgcacatgaatagggtttctcaccagtgtgagatctctcatgtttgacaagatgtgatttctgtacaaaacatttcccacactctgcacatgaatagggtttctcaccagtgtgagatctctcatgtctgacaagctccCCTTTAgacttaaaacatttcccacactctgcacatgaatagggtttctcaccagtgtgacatctctcatgtttgacaagctcccctttaaacttaaagcatttcccacattcagcacatgaatagggtttctcaccagtgtgagatctctcatgtatgacaagctccCATTTAgacttaaaacatttcccacactcagcacatgaatagggtttctccccagtgtgagatctctcatgtatgacaagctgtgatttccgcacataacatttcccacacatggaacaggaataagaccctccagcagggggagagctgtgctgggtatgaggcccctcagggttagacaggtgtggagagtctgggggaatatttggggtcaccaggatatctgcaggagacgcttgtccagtgacatcatcatccgttgtacagtctgtggatacagagagacgagcctctgagaggttcctgatgccgggactctgcgctgcaaatagagaaacatcatcacttc from Hyperolius riggenbachi isolate aHypRig1 chromosome 2, aHypRig1.pri, whole genome shotgun sequence encodes the following:
- the LOC137545222 gene encoding zinc finger protein 271-like; translated protein: MMRTCKEEEETYVRSDQQTMEEGDMMRTIKEEEEETYVRSDQQSMEEGDMMRTSKEEEEETYVRSDQQSMEKGGMMRTSKEEEEETYVRSDQQSMEEGDMMRTSKEEEEETYVRSDQQSMEKGGMMRTSKEEEEETYVRSDQQSMEEGGMMRTSKEEDNVTEGRTAQSPGIRNLSEARLSVSTDCTTDDDVTGQASPADILVTPNIPPDSPHLSNPEGPHTQHSSPPAGGSYSCSMCGKCYVRKSQLVIHERSHTGEKPYSCAECGKCFKSKWELVIHERSHTGEKPYSCAECGKCFKFKGELVKHERCHTGEKPYSCAECGKCFKSKGELVRHERSHTGEKPYSCAECGKCFVQKSHLVKHERSHTGEKPYSCAECGKCFKSKGELVIHERCHTGENPYSCAECGKCFVKKSQLVIHERCHTGEKPYSCAECGKRFVEKSQFVKHERSHTDEKPYSCAECGKCFRYKGDLVQHERSHTGEKPYSCAECGKCFVRKSHLVIHERLHTGEKPYLCAECGKCFKSKGELVIHERSHTVEKPYSCAECGKCFVRKSILVIHERSHTGEKPYSCAECGKCFVRKSHFVIHERLHTGEKPYSCAECGKCFKSKGELVIHEKFHTVEKPYSCVECGKCFVQKSNLVRHERSHTGEKPYSCAECGKCFKSKGELVIHERTHTGEKPYSCAECGKCFAQKSHLAKHERCHTGE